From the genome of Streptomyces sp. NBC_00523:
GCGGTCCAATCCAAGGACGCCCGCTTCGACGGCTGGTTCTTCACGGCCGTCCTGACCACCCGGATCTACTGCCGCCCCAGCTGCCCCGTCGTGCCGCCCAAGGCCGAGAACATGACGTTCTACCCGAGCGCGGCCGCCTGCCAGCAGGCCGGGTTCCGGGCCTGCAAGCGGTGCCGCCCCGACACCAGCCCCGGATCCCCGGAGTGGAACGCCCGCGCCGACTCGGTGGCCCGCGCGATACGGCTCATCCGGGACGGCGTCGTGGACCGCGAAGGCGTCCCCGGCCTCGCCGCCCGCCTCGGCTACTCGCCCCGCCAGATCGAACGCCAGCTGCTCGCCGAGCTGGGCGCCGGGCCGCTCGCCCTGGCCCGCGCCCAGCGCGCCCAGACCGCCCGGGTGCTCATCGAGACCACCGCGCTCCCCATGGCCGAGATCGCCTTCGCCGCCGGGTTCTCCTCGGTGCGCACCTTCAACGACACCGTCCGCGAGGTCTTCGCCCTCGCCCCCGGCGAACTGCGCACCCGGGCCGCCCGCACCGCACCCGCGCCCGCCACCCCGGGCGTCATCACGCTGCGCCTGCCGTACCGCGCCCCGCTCAACCCCAGCAACCTCTTCGGCCACCTCGCGGCGACCGCCGTCCCCGGGGTCGAGGAGTGGCGCGACGGCGCGTACCGCCGCACCCTCGCCCTGCCGCACGGCCACGGCATCGTCGCCCTGACCCCGCGCCCCGACCACGTCGCCTGCCGGCTCTCCCTCACCGACCCGCGCGACCTGACCCTCGCCATCAGCCGGTGCCGCTGGCTCCTCGACCTGGACGCCGACCCGGTCGCCGTGGACGAACAGCTGCGCACCGACCCGCTGCTCGCCCCGCTGGTCGACACGGCACCGGGCCGCCGGGTGCCGAGGACCGTCGACGGCGCCGAGTTCGCCGTCCGCGCCGTGCTCGGCCAGCAGGTGTCCACCGCCGCCGCCCGCACCCACGCCGCCCGTCTGGTCACCGCCCACGGCACCCCGGTGGACGACCCCGAGGGCGGACTCACCCACCTCTTCCCGGACCCGGAGGCGCTGGCCGGACTCGACCCCGAGCAGCTGGCCCTCCCGCGCAGCCGCCGCCGCACGCTCACCACCCTCGTCCAGGCCCTCGCGGACGGTTCGCTGCGCCTCGGCCCCGACTCCGACTGGGACCGGGCCCGCGCCGAACTGGCCGCGCTGCCCGGCTTCGGCCCCTGGACCGTCGAGGTCATCGCGATGCGCGCCCTCGGCGACCCGGACGCCTTCCTCCCGACCGACCTCGGCATCCGCAGGTCCGCCCAGCAGCTGGGCCTGCCTTCCACCCCGGCCGCCCTCACCGCCCGCGCGGCCGGCTGGCGCCCCTGGCGGGCGTACGCCGTCCAGTACCTCTGGACCGTGGACGACCACCCCATCAACCACCTCCCGGACGCGGAAGGAAGTGCCCCGTGACCCGGCAGCACACCGTCACCGACAGCCCCTACGGCCCGCTGACCCTCGTCGCCACCGACGGCGTCCTCGCCGGGCTCTACATGACCGGCCAGCGCCACCGGCCCTCCGAGGCGACCTTCGGCGCACCCGATCCCCGCCCCTTCGCCGAGGCGATCCGCCAGCTCGACGCCTACTTCGCCGGCGAACTGCGCGACTTCGACCTGCCGTTGCACCTGGACGGCACCCCGTTCCAGCGCAGCGTCTGGGAGCAGCTGCGCCTCATCCCGTACGGCGAGACCCGCTCGTACGGCGAACTCGCCGAGAACCTGGGCAAGCCAGGGGCCTCCCGGGCGGTGGGTCTCGCCAACGGCAAGAACCCGGTCGGCATCATCGTGCCCTGCCACCGGGTGATCGGGGCCTCGGGCGGCCTCACGGGCTACGGCGGCGGCCTGGACCGCAAGCAGCGCCTGCTGGCGTTCGAGAACGGTAAGGAGGCGAGCACCCCGGCGCTGTTCTGACCGCGGGTACGGCGAAGGGCCCCGCACACGCGTGTGCGGGGCCCTTCGCCGTACGGCATGGACGTGGCTCAGCCGGTGAAGATCTCCGTCACCGTCCAGATCGCCAGGCCCAGCATGCACAGCCCGCCGATCCGCTGCACGGTCTTCAGCGGTACGCGCTTCGCGATGAACCGGCCCGCCAGCAGCGCCAGCGCCGACACGGACATCAGGGCGGCGGCGGAGCCGATCGCAGTCGACCAGGTGCCGTTGCTCGCCGCCAGGTTGGCGGTCGTGATCTGCGTGAGGTCGCCCCACTCGCTGATGAACACCGCCATGAACGCCGTCGAGTACACCGGCCAGAACCCGGTCACCGTCTTCGGGCCCGTCTCGTCGTCCTCGTCGTCCCCACCCCCGCGCAGGAGCATGAACGCGCCGAACGCGAAGAGCGAGGCGGAGACGAGCTTGACGATCCAGTCGGGCAGCAGACCGAGCAGCCCGCCCGCCCCCACCGCGATGGCGACGTGCACGATGAACGCGGACGAGGTGCCGAACCAGACGTAGAGCGGGCGCATGCGCGTGCCCATGGCGAGCGACGCGAACATCGTCTTGTCCGGGAGCTCGGCGAGGAAGATCAGCCCGAAAGCGGTGATGATCGCCAGGGGGTCGAGATGCATTCCGGGTGGCTTTCTGTACGAGCCGGGCCCCGGGTCTCCGCGAAGTGCCGGTCGGCGTTTCGGAGGACCACTCGGCCCGGCATGACGGCACCGCCCACAGGGCGTGGGCGTGTCATACCTGACCGAAGGTCTCGCCCGCCCGTGATGATCCACGAGCCCGGCCACCGGGAACCATGAGGCTCCAGTGTGTCGACGACCGGTTTGCGGGGCTACTCCCCTTCGCAGCCGTCCACATTACCTCACGCGACCGGCCGCCGCGCGATCAGGAACGCCTGCGGAGTGCGCTCCTCCGGATCCGCCGCCCGCACGAGGCGCGACCGCACCTCGAACCCGGCCCGCTCCAGCAGCCCGGCCACCCGGTCCGGGGCGAAACGGTAGACGTCCAGGTCCACGGGGTGCCCGTACGCGTGCTCGAGCCGTACGCCCTCGTCGTCGCCCGCCTTGAACGCGAGGAGCAGATGGCCGCCGGGGGCCAGGACCCGGAGGAACTCGGCCACGTACGGCCCCAGCTCCCGCGGCGGCGTATGGACGAGCGAGTACCAGGCGACGGCCCCGCCCAGCGAGCCGTCGGGCAGGTCCAGCGCGCTCATCGTCCCCACCTCGAACCGCAGGTCCGGGTAGCGCCGCCGGGCCTCGGCGACCATGCCGGGGGAGAGGTCCGTGCCGGAGGCGTCGAGGCCGAGGTCCCGCAGGTACGCGGTGACCCGCCCGGGCCCGCAGCCCAGATCGGCGACCGGTCCGCCGCCCTCCCCGCGCACGTACGCGGCGAAGGCGCCGAGCATCGCCCGGTCCAGGTGCTTCGCGGCCAGCTCGTCCGCCAGGAGCGCGGCGTAGTCGGCGGCGACGGTGTCGTACGAGGCCCGGGTGGCGCGGAGAGTCATGCCCGGGACCGTACCGGGGGCGCGGTGCTACCGTCGCGCCATGGCGAAGGTAGCGGTCAGCCTCGACGCGGAACTCGTGGTCGAAGTGATGGTGCTCGCGGGGGTCGGCAACCCGCAGGACGCGGTCGAACTCGTCGTACGCGACTACATCGCGCGCGGCCACCGCACAGAGGCCCGCGTCGCGGCGCGCGAGGAGACCGCGCGCGACGACGAGACCAGGCCGCCGGAGACCCAGGGCTGACCGCCCGCTCCGCCTCAGCCGACCGGGCGGCCGTCCTCCAGCTCCACGGCGCCCGCGCCGGACTCCAGCGCCTTCAGCGCCGCGTGCATCCGCCGGGCGCGCGCACCCTTCAGATGCCGGTCGATCTCCGACGGCTCGACCAGCTTCCAGGACAGCAGCTCCGACTCCTGGAGCCGGATCGCCTTCAGCCGCTCCTCGTCCAGGACCCCGCCGTCGTACACGTACGCCACGATCGGCGGCCGGTCGCTGCCGCGCGCCCAGTCCACGGCGAGGAGCCGCCCCGGCTCGATGTCCAGCCCGATCTCCTCCAGCGACTCACGGCGCGCACCCTGGCGCGGACTCTCCCCGTCGGCCGACTCGACCGTCCCGCCGGGCAGCGTCCACCCCTCCCGGTAGTTCGGCTCCACCAGCAGCACCCGGCCGCGCGCGTCCCGGAAGACACAGGCGGCACCGACGAGGACCTTGGGAAGACCGGCGATATACATGGCGTAGTCAGTAGTGGTCACACGGTCAGCCTAGGGGCATTTTGATCGATCAGACCATGGGCAGGGAGGGGGTGCGGCGGATAGGGTCGGGGCGGCGCGACTGCCTGTTCGAATGCAAAGGGAATCATGGTGACGGACGGAGCAGTGACCGCACGCGTGCTCGTCGCGGCGGACAAGTTCAAGGGCTCGCTCACGGCCGTGCAGGTCGCGGAGCGGGTGACGGCCGGTCTGCGGCGCGTCGTCCCGGATGTACGGGTGGAGACCCTGCCGGTCGCCGACGGCGGCGACGGCACGGTGGCGGCGGCGGTGGCCGCCGGCTTCGAGCGCCGCGAGGCGCGGGTGACCGGGCCGCTGGGCGACCCCGTCACCGCCGCGTACGCGGTGCGGGGGACCACCGCGGTGGTCGAGATGGCCGAGGCGTCCGGCCTCCAGCACCTGCCCGACGGAGTCTTCGCGCCCCTCACCGCCACCACGTACGGCTCGGGGGAGCTGCTGCTCGCCGCGGTCGACGCGGGGGCCCGGACCCTCGTGTTCGGCGTCGGCGGCAGCGCGACCACGGACGGCGGCGCGGGCATGCTCGCCGCGCTCGGCGCACGCTTCCTCGACGCGGACGGCAAGCCGGTCGGGCCGGGCGGCGGCGGTCTCGCCGACCTCGCCGAGGCGGACCTGTCCGGGCTCGACCCCCGGTTCGTCGGCATCGACCTGATCCTCGCCAGCGACGTCGACAACCCGCTGACCGGCCCGAAGGGCGCGCCGGAGGTCTACGGCCGCCAGAAGGGCGCGACCGAGGCGGACATCGCGACCCTCGACGCGGCGCTCGCGCACTACGCGTCGATCCTCGGCCCCGCACAGGCCGACCTCCCCGGCGCCGGGGCGGCCGGCGGCATCGGCTACGGCGCGCTCGTCGCCCTCGGCGCGCGCTTCCGCCCCGGGATCGAGGTCATGCTCGACGTCCTGGGCTTCGCGCCCGCGCTCGACCGCGCGACCTTCGTCATCACCGGCGAGGGCTCCCTCGACGCCCAGACCCTCCACGGCAAGGCCCCGGCGGGCGTCGCGGCTGCGGCGCGGGCCGCCGGGGTGGAGGTCGTCGCGGTCTGCGGCCGCCTCGCGCTTGCGCCGGAGGCGCTGGAGGGTGCGGGGATCCGGCGGGCGTATGCGCTGCTGGACCTGGAGCCGGATCCTGCGGTGTGCATGGCGGAGGCGGGGCCGTTGCTTGAGCGCGCGGCGGAGTCGATCGCGCGCGACTTTCTGGTCTGAACCGGGGGCAAAGATCAGCCTCGCCGGCGTTTGAGGCGCGGGGTCCGGGGCGGAGCCCCGGTTTCGGGAAGGGGCGGGTAGGGGACAAGGCCCGCCCCAGGCGCCCCGCCTGTGCGCCCGCACAACCCCGCCCCGCCCCACCGGGGCACCCGCACCGCATCCCCCCATCCCCATGGACGCCCCCCTCCTCCCCCTGCTGACCTGTGGCAACACAGGAACCGCGGAAGGAGGAGGCACCCCCCATGCCCACGCTGGAGATCCGCGCACTCACCGCCACCTACGGCCCCGTACGCCCCCTGCGCGGCATCGACCTCGACGTCCCGACGGGCACGATCACCGCCGTGCTCGGCGGCAACGGCGCCGGCAAGACCACCCTGCTGCGCGCGATATCGCGGACCCTCCGCTTCCACGGCGGCGCCGCCACCGGCACGGTCCGGTTCGACGGGCGCCCCCTGGAGCGGCTGCGGCCGGACCGGATCGTCGCCGCCGGGATCGTCCACGTCCCCGAGGGCCGCCAGGTGTTCGCCCGTATGACGGTGGCGGACAACCTCCGCGCCGGAGCACTCGGCGCGGACGGCGGACGCAGGGCCGCGGCCCGGGCACGGGACCACGTGCACGAACTGTTCCCCGTACTCGCCCGCCGCGCCCACCAGAGCGCCGGGCTGCTGTCCGGCGGCGAGCAGCAGATGCTGGCCATGGGCCGCGCCCTGATGGCCCGCCCCCGGCTGCTCCTCCTGGACGAACCCTCGCTCGGCCTCGCCCCGTTGATGGCGCAGCGCATCGCCGACACGGTGCGCGAGATCAACGCCTCCGGCACGTCCGTCCTGCTCGTGGAGCAGAACGCCTCGATCGCCCTGCGCCTCGCCACCACGGCCTACGTCCTGGAGGTCGGCGAGGTCACCCTGCACGGGCCCGCCGCCGAACTGGCCGCATCCGACGAGGTGCGCCGCCGCTATCTGGGCGTCGTGGACGAGGCGGCCGCCGCCGACGCGGACCGGGCGGCGGGCACCCCCGTACGCACCCTGAGCAGGTGGTCCGCGTGACCGCCCCCGCGCAGCTCACCGTCCGGGACGTCACCGTCCGCTTCGCCGGGCTCACCGCCCTCGACGGCGTCTCGTTCACCGTCGAGCCGGGCAGCGTGCACGCCGTCATCGGCCCCAACGGGGCAGGAAAGTCGACCACGTTCAACGTGCTGTCCGGGGTCTGCCGGGCGGCCTCCGGCAGCGTCCGGCTCGGCGGGACCGAGCTGACCGGGCTCGCCCCGCACCGGATCGCCGCGCTCGGGGTCGCCCGCACCTTCCAGAACCTCGCGCTGCCCCCGTACGCCACCGTCGCCGACACCCTGATGCTCGGCCGCCACCGGCTCACCCGGGCCGGATTCCTGGCCGCAGGGCTGCGCCTGCCGTCGGCCGCCCGGGAGGCCCGCGCGCATCGCGAACGGGTCCGCGAGATCGCGGAATTCATCGGCCTGGAAGCGGAGTTGGAACGGCCCGCGAGCGCACTGCCGTACGGGCAGCAGAAGCTGGTCGAGCTGGGCCGGGCGCTGTGCATGGAGCCCCAGGTGCTCCTGCTGGACGAACCCGTCGCCGGGATGACCGCCGACGAGCGGCAGCGTACGGCCGCGGTCGTGGCCGGGGTCCGCGACGGCCTCGGCATCTCGATCGTGCTGGTCGAGCACGACATGGGGGTGGTGATGCGGCTCGCGGACGCCGTGACCGTACTCGACTTCGGCCGCCGGATCGCCGACGGAACGCCCGCCGAGGTCCAGAACGATCCCGCCGTCGTCCAGGCCTATCTGGGAGCACCGCAATGACCACCTTCATCGAACTCCTCCTCGGCGGCCTGTCCATCGGCTCGGTCTACGCCCTGATCGCGCTCGGCTTCGTCGTGATCTTCAAGGCCACCGAGGTCGTCAACTTCGCCCACGCCTCCCTGCTGCTGGCGGGCGGTTACGTCACCGCCGTGCTCCACGACGACATCGGCT
Proteins encoded in this window:
- a CDS encoding AlkA N-terminal domain-containing protein, which produces MHTDTERCVRAVQSKDARFDGWFFTAVLTTRIYCRPSCPVVPPKAENMTFYPSAAACQQAGFRACKRCRPDTSPGSPEWNARADSVARAIRLIRDGVVDREGVPGLAARLGYSPRQIERQLLAELGAGPLALARAQRAQTARVLIETTALPMAEIAFAAGFSSVRTFNDTVREVFALAPGELRTRAARTAPAPATPGVITLRLPYRAPLNPSNLFGHLAATAVPGVEEWRDGAYRRTLALPHGHGIVALTPRPDHVACRLSLTDPRDLTLAISRCRWLLDLDADPVAVDEQLRTDPLLAPLVDTAPGRRVPRTVDGAEFAVRAVLGQQVSTAAARTHAARLVTAHGTPVDDPEGGLTHLFPDPEALAGLDPEQLALPRSRRRTLTTLVQALADGSLRLGPDSDWDRARAELAALPGFGPWTVEVIAMRALGDPDAFLPTDLGIRRSAQQLGLPSTPAALTARAAGWRPWRAYAVQYLWTVDDHPINHLPDAEGSAP
- a CDS encoding methylated-DNA--[protein]-cysteine S-methyltransferase encodes the protein MTRQHTVTDSPYGPLTLVATDGVLAGLYMTGQRHRPSEATFGAPDPRPFAEAIRQLDAYFAGELRDFDLPLHLDGTPFQRSVWEQLRLIPYGETRSYGELAENLGKPGASRAVGLANGKNPVGIIVPCHRVIGASGGLTGYGGGLDRKQRLLAFENGKEASTPALF
- a CDS encoding TMEM165/GDT1 family protein yields the protein MHLDPLAIITAFGLIFLAELPDKTMFASLAMGTRMRPLYVWFGTSSAFIVHVAIAVGAGGLLGLLPDWIVKLVSASLFAFGAFMLLRGGGDDEDDETGPKTVTGFWPVYSTAFMAVFISEWGDLTQITTANLAASNGTWSTAIGSAAALMSVSALALLAGRFIAKRVPLKTVQRIGGLCMLGLAIWTVTEIFTG
- a CDS encoding class I SAM-dependent DNA methyltransferase — its product is MTLRATRASYDTVAADYAALLADELAAKHLDRAMLGAFAAYVRGEGGGPVADLGCGPGRVTAYLRDLGLDASGTDLSPGMVAEARRRYPDLRFEVGTMSALDLPDGSLGGAVAWYSLVHTPPRELGPYVAEFLRVLAPGGHLLLAFKAGDDEGVRLEHAYGHPVDLDVYRFAPDRVAGLLERAGFEVRSRLVRAADPEERTPQAFLIARRPVA
- a CDS encoding NUDIX hydrolase; amino-acid sequence: MTTTDYAMYIAGLPKVLVGAACVFRDARGRVLLVEPNYREGWTLPGGTVESADGESPRQGARRESLEEIGLDIEPGRLLAVDWARGSDRPPIVAYVYDGGVLDEERLKAIRLQESELLSWKLVEPSEIDRHLKGARARRMHAALKALESGAGAVELEDGRPVG
- a CDS encoding glycerate kinase, which translates into the protein MVTDGAVTARVLVAADKFKGSLTAVQVAERVTAGLRRVVPDVRVETLPVADGGDGTVAAAVAAGFERREARVTGPLGDPVTAAYAVRGTTAVVEMAEASGLQHLPDGVFAPLTATTYGSGELLLAAVDAGARTLVFGVGGSATTDGGAGMLAALGARFLDADGKPVGPGGGGLADLAEADLSGLDPRFVGIDLILASDVDNPLTGPKGAPEVYGRQKGATEADIATLDAALAHYASILGPAQADLPGAGAAGGIGYGALVALGARFRPGIEVMLDVLGFAPALDRATFVITGEGSLDAQTLHGKAPAGVAAAARAAGVEVVAVCGRLALAPEALEGAGIRRAYALLDLEPDPAVCMAEAGPLLERAAESIARDFLV
- a CDS encoding ABC transporter ATP-binding protein, translated to MPTLEIRALTATYGPVRPLRGIDLDVPTGTITAVLGGNGAGKTTLLRAISRTLRFHGGAATGTVRFDGRPLERLRPDRIVAAGIVHVPEGRQVFARMTVADNLRAGALGADGGRRAAARARDHVHELFPVLARRAHQSAGLLSGGEQQMLAMGRALMARPRLLLLDEPSLGLAPLMAQRIADTVREINASGTSVLLVEQNASIALRLATTAYVLEVGEVTLHGPAAELAASDEVRRRYLGVVDEAAAADADRAAGTPVRTLSRWSA
- a CDS encoding ABC transporter ATP-binding protein, producing the protein MVRVTAPAQLTVRDVTVRFAGLTALDGVSFTVEPGSVHAVIGPNGAGKSTTFNVLSGVCRAASGSVRLGGTELTGLAPHRIAALGVARTFQNLALPPYATVADTLMLGRHRLTRAGFLAAGLRLPSAAREARAHRERVREIAEFIGLEAELERPASALPYGQQKLVELGRALCMEPQVLLLDEPVAGMTADERQRTAAVVAGVRDGLGISIVLVEHDMGVVMRLADAVTVLDFGRRIADGTPAEVQNDPAVVQAYLGAPQ